A region of Trachemys scripta elegans isolate TJP31775 chromosome 24, CAS_Tse_1.0, whole genome shotgun sequence DNA encodes the following proteins:
- the TNFAIP8L2 gene encoding tumor necrosis factor alpha-induced protein 8-like protein 2, translating to METFSSRNLALQAEKKILSRMASKSVANVFLDDTSSEILDELYRVSKLHSQNRSEAQKVIKNLIKVAVKISVLYRNNRFSTGELGLAEEFKRKLHQGAMTAVSFYEVEFTFESGMLTQLLQDCRDLLLQLVEKHLTAKSHGRIRHVFDHFANGDLLSQLYSPGEPYRPHLQKICQGLNKLIEEGKL from the coding sequence ATGGAGACGTTCAGCTCCAGGAACCTGGCCCTGCAGGCTGAGAAGAAGATCCTGAGCCGCATGGCCAGCAAGTCGGTGGCAAACGTATTCCTGGACGACACCAGCAGCGAGATCCTGGACGAGCTGTACCGGGTCTCCAAGCTGCACTCCCAGAACCGGTCCGAGGCCCAGAAGGTCATCAAGAACCTCATCAAGGtggccgtcaagatcagcgtGCTGTACCGCAACAACCGCTTCAGCACCGGCGAGCTGGGCTTGGCGGAGGAGTTCAAACGCAAGCTGCACCAGGGCGCCATGACGGCCGTCAGCTTCTACGAGGTGGAGTTCACCTTCGAGTCGGGCATGCTGacccagctgctgcaggactgCCGGgatttgctgctgcagctggtgGAGAAGCACCTGACGGCCAAGTCCCACGGCCGCATCCGCCACGTCTTCGACCACTTCGCCAACGGTgacctcctcagccagctctacAGTCCCGGGGAGCCCTACCGGCCCCACCTGCAGAAGATCTGCCAGGGTTTGAACAAGCTGATAGAGGAGGGGAAGCTgtga